The following coding sequences are from one Alosa alosa isolate M-15738 ecotype Scorff River chromosome 3, AALO_Geno_1.1, whole genome shotgun sequence window:
- the LOC125291687 gene encoding R3H domain-containing protein 1-like isoform X7 — translation MRMSGPGTDKETSETMRVLEEESDPAPEVQGQTSGSDSKDRPEPVKEESSQDNQKEMQQQGSGHTGIRSKSNAKLKLVRSLAICEEPSPPSVSTEMPGEHQGEIEVQLSQSFDKEETAPPKSEDGKDRCPDKLEKAEKTPRKMLSRDSSQEYTDSTGIDLHEFLVNTLKNNPRDRMMLLKLEQDILDFISNNESQRRKFPPMTSYHRMLLHRVAAYFGLDHNVDQTGKSVIINKTSNTRIPDQKFSEHIKDDKTDDFQKRYILKRDNASIDKDDNLLRMRLKEDRRSKSIEEREEEYQRARDRIFAQDGPDSFPPDKRIQEDDGYNNTQQRRQIFRLKDSRSGNSRQSSSENEPRYSEPRPWSSTDSDSSNRNLRPAMTKASSFSGIPVLMRGDSCNSSKSTGRLSKTGSDSSSSVGSSTGSLSRSQPPLLPALPLTQQPGPGAPLSYPAVSPAGPAPYKGCRGGSSSSSYTAPLANHSYYLLPLEATGISPSGILLNLHTGQPFVNAEGSAVLYGPTLGAQPGRPQQPPPVPPGSANHVISQQENLGAQFSHMSLAHHQLLVDGRDAPHHTAMYPSSVLLQGPPPQQQTGYMVTPAGHPGVPAGAAYATPGQTPHAQPLLHHNHHHHQQQQQQQQHHQHQQHHHHHHQQQQHHQHQHHHQQQQQQQQTSQQGYMQQPLQQMASCYCAPGQQYPLSSQQYRHVGSVTYSSPPNQPMATAAAPPPPNQQPGYQTVMPNQAQSYQNMVGVQQSQSQGLVSGQHSNMGTQMQGMMVQYPSMPSYQVSLPQGSQAVGQQPYQQQIIIPNQSSQGTMPATGVQVYYSIVPPNQQNTLSSSVGFLPPPGSEQMPFPRTSPPCGSQQLPAQQCSGVSCPPPPGGGMVMMQLTIPPNQHKTHSPPQWKNNKYYSLDHGRNHKGPDLSSLDTSQSSPQLGSPSSSPSQSPSPAHLTNVKSIRPGLPTLPIMQQFSRSFGPGQADPRYPLLGQPLQYNPQVHPPLLHAPPNHQGPGGMRQGGRGRKQPRKALSADLSVGETVSEQVLEMTNMPPGVGRTQADPLFREL, via the exons ATGAGGATGTCTGGTCCTGGCACTGACAAGGAGACGAGTGAAACAATGAGAGttctggaggaggagagtgaccCGGCGCCAGAGGTCCAAGGCCAGACCTCCGGGTCTGACAGCAAAGACCGGCCCGAGCCAGTCAAGGAGGAAAGCAGCCAGGACAACCAGAAGGAGATGCAG CAGCAAGGCTCTGGACATACAGGGATCAGGTCCAAG TCTAATGCAAAGTTAAAGTTAGTTCGGAGCCTGGCCATTTGCGAAgagccctctcctccatctgttTCCACAGAAATGCCTGGAGAACATCAG GGTGAGATTGAGGTCCAGCTTTCACAGTCGTTTGACAAAGAGGAGACGGCTCCACCCAAGAGCGAGGATGGCAAAGACAGATGCCCTGACAAGCTGGAGAAGGCTGAGAAAACGCCACGGAAGATGCTGTCTcgag ATTCTAGTCAAGAATACACAGACTCAACTGGTATCGATCTCCACGAATTCTTGGTGAACACACTGAAAAACAATCCCAG GGACCGAATGATGTTGCTGAAGTTGGAGCAAGACATTCTGGACTTCATCAGTAATAATGA AAGCCAGAGAAGAAAATTTCCTCCGATGACTTCATATCATCGAATGCTGCTGCACCGGGTTGCTGCATACTTTGGCTTAGACCACAACGTTGACCAGACCGGGAAATCTGTCATCATCAACAAAACTAGCAATACAAGAAT ACCAGATCAAAAATTTTCAGAGCATATCAAAGATGACAAAACAGATGACTTCCAGAAACGCTACATTCTGAAAAGGGACAATGCCAGCATAGACAAAGATGACAACTTG CTGCGAATGCGCCTgaaagaggacaggaggagtaAGTCTATAGAGGAGCGAGAGGAGGAGTATCAGCGAGCCAGGGACAGGATATTTGCCCAAGAT GGTCCTGACAGCTTCCCTCCTGACAAAAG GATACAGGAGGACGACGGCTATAACAACACACAGCAAAGACGACAGATTTTTAG GTTAAAAGACAGCCGGTCGGGAAACAGCCGGCAGAGCAGTTCGGAGAACGAGCCCAGGTACTCGGAGCCGCGGCCGTGGAGCAGCACCGACTCGGACAGCTCCAACCGCAACCTCCGTCCGGCCATGACCAAGGCTAGCAGCTTCAGCGGCATCCCCGTGCTCATGCGCGGCGACAGCTGCAACAGTAGCAAGAGCACTGGACGCCTCTCCAAGACAG GTTCTGACTCGTCTAGTAGTGTAGGCTCGTCCACGggctcgctctctcgctcccaGCCGCCTCTCCTCCCCGCCCTGCCTCTAACCCAGCAGCCAGGCCCTGGCGCGCCCCTTTCCTACCCTGCCGTCAGCCCTGCTGGTCCCGCACCCTACAAGGGGTGCCGGGggggctcctcctcctcctcctacacaGCGCCCTTGGCTAACCATAGCTACTATTTGCTTCCTCTGGAAGCCACCGGGATCTCCCCCAGCGGTATCCTGTTGAACCTGCACACAG GTCAGCCCTTTGTGAATGCCGAGGGCAGTGCGGTGCTCTATGGCCCCACCCTGGGCGCACAGCCTGGTAGGCCCCAGCAGCCTCCCCCAGTGCCACCTGGCTCTGCCAACCACGTCATTTCCCAG CAAGAGAACCTGGGAGCCCAGTTCAGCCACATGAGCCTGGCCCACCACCAGCTGCTCGTCGACGGCCGCGATGCGCCGCACCACACTGCCATGTACCCCTCATCCGTCCTGCTGCAGGGACCCCCGCCCCAACAGCAGACCGGCTACATGGTGACACCAGCAGGGCACCCCGGGGTGCCTGCCGGCGCGGCCTACGCCACCCCAGGCCAGACGCCCCATGCCCAGCCACTGCtgcaccacaaccaccaccaccaccagcagcagcagcagcaacaacaacaccaccaacatcaacaacaccaccaccatcatcatcaacaacaacaacaccaccaacaccaacaccaccaccaacagcagcagcagcagcagcaaactTCCCAGCAGGGCTACATGCAGCAGCCACTGCAGCAG ATGGCCTCGTGTTACTGTGCTCCGGGTCAGCAGTACCCCCTCTCCAGCCAGCAGTACCGGCATGTGGGAAGCGTGACGTACAGCAGCCCCCCCAACCAGCCGATGGCCACCGCCGCCGCGCCCCCACCCCCAAATCAGCAGCCAG GTTATCAAACTGTGATGCCAAATCAAGCGCAGAGCTACCAGAACATGGTTGGGGTGCAGCAGTCTCAGAGCCAGGGCCTGGTCAGTGGCCAGCACAGCAATATGGGAACCCAAATGCAAGGCATGATGGTGCAGTATCCCTCCATGCCATCTTATCAG GTATCCCTGCCTCAAGGCTCTCAGGCTGTAGGCCAGCAGCCATATCAGCAGCAGATCATCATCCCCAACCAGTCCAGCCAGGGTACCATGCCTGCCACGGGGGTCCAGGTCTACTACAGCATCGTCCCACCAAACCAACAGAACACCCTTAG CTCCTCGGTGGGGTTTTTGCCGCCTCCAGGGTCGGAGCAGATGCCGTTCCCTCGCACGTCGCCCCCCTGCGGCTCCCAGCAGCTCCCTGCCCAGCAGTGTTCAG GTGTGTCGTGCCCTCCGCCCCCTGGTGGCGGGATGGTGATGATGCAGCTGACCATCCCACCCAATCAGCACAAGACCCACTCGCCTCCCCAGTGGAAGAACAACAAGTACTACAGCCTGGACCACGGGAGGAACCACAAGGGCCCGGACCTATCCAGCCTGGACACCTCACAG AGTAGCCCTCAGCTGGGcagcccctcctcctccccctcccagtCCCCGTCCCCAGCACACTTGACCAACGTGAAGAGCATACGCCCGGGCCTCCCCACCCTTCCCATCATGCAGCAGTTCTCAAGATCATTCGGTCCAGGTCAAG CTGATCCCCGGTACCCTCTGCTTGGTCAGCCCCTCCAGTACAATCCCCAAGTCCATCCTCCTCTGCTCCACGCTCCACCCAACCACCAG GGGCCTGGAGGAATGAGGCAGGGAGGTCGAGGGCGGAAGCAGCCAAGGAAAGCGCTTTCAGCAGATCTCAGTGTAGGTGAAACAG TAAGCGAGCAGGTCCTGGAGATGACAAACATGCCGCCAGGCGTTGGCCGGACGCAGGCGGACCCCTTGTTCAGGGAACTGTGA
- the LOC125291687 gene encoding R3H domain-containing protein 1-like isoform X8 yields MRMSGPGTDKETSETMRVLEEESDPAPEVQGQTSGSDSKDRPEPVKEESSQDNQKEMQQQGSGHTGIRSKSNAKLKLVRSLAICEEPSPPSVSTEMPGEHQGEIEVQLSQSFDKEETAPPKSEDGKDRCPDKLEKAEKTPRKMLSRDSSQEYTDSTGIDLHEFLVNTLKNNPRDRMMLLKLEQDILDFISNNESQRRKFPPMTSYHRMLLHRVAAYFGLDHNVDQTGKSVIINKTSNTRIPDQKFSEHIKDDKTDDFQKRYILKRDNASIDKDDNLLRMRLKEDRRSKSIEEREEEYQRARDRIFAQDGPDSFPPDKRIQEDDGYNNTQQRRQIFRLKDSRSGNSRQSSSENEPRYSEPRPWSSTDSDSSNRNLRPAMTKASSFSGIPVLMRGDSCNSSKSTGRLSKTGSDSSSSVGSSTGSLSRSQPPLLPALPLTQQPGPGAPLSYPAVSPAGPAPYKGCRGGSSSSSYTAPLANHSYYLLPLEATGISPSGILLNLHTGQPFVNAEGSAVLYGPTLGAQPGRPQQPPPVPPGSANHVISQSAPPPPPPPPPPPPPAIRSLLPPVLPSAQPVHYHATASYAPPFFSASPNQHYTVQENLGAQFSHMSLAHHQLLVDGRDAPHHTAMYPSSVLLQGPPPQQQTGYMVTPAGHPGVPAGAAYATPGQTPHAQPLLHHNHHHHQQQQQQQQHHQHQQHHHHHHQQQQHHQHQHHHQQQQQQQQTSQQGYMQQPLQQMASCYCAPGQQYPLSSQQYRHVGSVTYSSPPNQPMATAAAPPPPNQQPGYQTVMPNQAQSYQNMVGVQQSQSQGLVSGQHSNMGTQMQGMMVQYPSMPSYQVSLPQGSQAVGQQPYQQQIIIPNQSSQGTMPATGVQVYYSIVPPNQQNTLSSSVGFLPPPGSEQMPFPRTSPPCGSQQLPAQQCSGVSCPPPPGGGMVMMQLTIPPNQHKTHSPPQWKNNKYYSLDHGRNHKGPDLSSLDTSQSSPQLGSPSSSPSQSPSPAHLTNVKSIRPGLPTLPIMQQFSRSFGPGQADPRYPLLGQPLQYNPQVHPPLLHAPPNHQ; encoded by the exons ATGAGGATGTCTGGTCCTGGCACTGACAAGGAGACGAGTGAAACAATGAGAGttctggaggaggagagtgaccCGGCGCCAGAGGTCCAAGGCCAGACCTCCGGGTCTGACAGCAAAGACCGGCCCGAGCCAGTCAAGGAGGAAAGCAGCCAGGACAACCAGAAGGAGATGCAG CAGCAAGGCTCTGGACATACAGGGATCAGGTCCAAG TCTAATGCAAAGTTAAAGTTAGTTCGGAGCCTGGCCATTTGCGAAgagccctctcctccatctgttTCCACAGAAATGCCTGGAGAACATCAG GGTGAGATTGAGGTCCAGCTTTCACAGTCGTTTGACAAAGAGGAGACGGCTCCACCCAAGAGCGAGGATGGCAAAGACAGATGCCCTGACAAGCTGGAGAAGGCTGAGAAAACGCCACGGAAGATGCTGTCTcgag ATTCTAGTCAAGAATACACAGACTCAACTGGTATCGATCTCCACGAATTCTTGGTGAACACACTGAAAAACAATCCCAG GGACCGAATGATGTTGCTGAAGTTGGAGCAAGACATTCTGGACTTCATCAGTAATAATGA AAGCCAGAGAAGAAAATTTCCTCCGATGACTTCATATCATCGAATGCTGCTGCACCGGGTTGCTGCATACTTTGGCTTAGACCACAACGTTGACCAGACCGGGAAATCTGTCATCATCAACAAAACTAGCAATACAAGAAT ACCAGATCAAAAATTTTCAGAGCATATCAAAGATGACAAAACAGATGACTTCCAGAAACGCTACATTCTGAAAAGGGACAATGCCAGCATAGACAAAGATGACAACTTG CTGCGAATGCGCCTgaaagaggacaggaggagtaAGTCTATAGAGGAGCGAGAGGAGGAGTATCAGCGAGCCAGGGACAGGATATTTGCCCAAGAT GGTCCTGACAGCTTCCCTCCTGACAAAAG GATACAGGAGGACGACGGCTATAACAACACACAGCAAAGACGACAGATTTTTAG GTTAAAAGACAGCCGGTCGGGAAACAGCCGGCAGAGCAGTTCGGAGAACGAGCCCAGGTACTCGGAGCCGCGGCCGTGGAGCAGCACCGACTCGGACAGCTCCAACCGCAACCTCCGTCCGGCCATGACCAAGGCTAGCAGCTTCAGCGGCATCCCCGTGCTCATGCGCGGCGACAGCTGCAACAGTAGCAAGAGCACTGGACGCCTCTCCAAGACAG GTTCTGACTCGTCTAGTAGTGTAGGCTCGTCCACGggctcgctctctcgctcccaGCCGCCTCTCCTCCCCGCCCTGCCTCTAACCCAGCAGCCAGGCCCTGGCGCGCCCCTTTCCTACCCTGCCGTCAGCCCTGCTGGTCCCGCACCCTACAAGGGGTGCCGGGggggctcctcctcctcctcctacacaGCGCCCTTGGCTAACCATAGCTACTATTTGCTTCCTCTGGAAGCCACCGGGATCTCCCCCAGCGGTATCCTGTTGAACCTGCACACAG GTCAGCCCTTTGTGAATGCCGAGGGCAGTGCGGTGCTCTATGGCCCCACCCTGGGCGCACAGCCTGGTAGGCCCCAGCAGCCTCCCCCAGTGCCACCTGGCTCTGCCAACCACGTCATTTCCCAG tctgcacctcctcctcctcctcctcctccacctccacctcctccagccATTCGGTCCTTGCTGCCGCCCGTGTTGCCGTCGGCTCAGCCTGTCCACTACCACGCCACGGCCTCTTACGCACCTCCGTTCTTCTCCGCCTCTCCTAACCAGCACTACACTGTg CAAGAGAACCTGGGAGCCCAGTTCAGCCACATGAGCCTGGCCCACCACCAGCTGCTCGTCGACGGCCGCGATGCGCCGCACCACACTGCCATGTACCCCTCATCCGTCCTGCTGCAGGGACCCCCGCCCCAACAGCAGACCGGCTACATGGTGACACCAGCAGGGCACCCCGGGGTGCCTGCCGGCGCGGCCTACGCCACCCCAGGCCAGACGCCCCATGCCCAGCCACTGCtgcaccacaaccaccaccaccaccagcagcagcagcagcaacaacaacaccaccaacatcaacaacaccaccaccatcatcatcaacaacaacaacaccaccaacaccaacaccaccaccaacagcagcagcagcagcagcaaactTCCCAGCAGGGCTACATGCAGCAGCCACTGCAGCAG ATGGCCTCGTGTTACTGTGCTCCGGGTCAGCAGTACCCCCTCTCCAGCCAGCAGTACCGGCATGTGGGAAGCGTGACGTACAGCAGCCCCCCCAACCAGCCGATGGCCACCGCCGCCGCGCCCCCACCCCCAAATCAGCAGCCAG GTTATCAAACTGTGATGCCAAATCAAGCGCAGAGCTACCAGAACATGGTTGGGGTGCAGCAGTCTCAGAGCCAGGGCCTGGTCAGTGGCCAGCACAGCAATATGGGAACCCAAATGCAAGGCATGATGGTGCAGTATCCCTCCATGCCATCTTATCAG GTATCCCTGCCTCAAGGCTCTCAGGCTGTAGGCCAGCAGCCATATCAGCAGCAGATCATCATCCCCAACCAGTCCAGCCAGGGTACCATGCCTGCCACGGGGGTCCAGGTCTACTACAGCATCGTCCCACCAAACCAACAGAACACCCTTAG CTCCTCGGTGGGGTTTTTGCCGCCTCCAGGGTCGGAGCAGATGCCGTTCCCTCGCACGTCGCCCCCCTGCGGCTCCCAGCAGCTCCCTGCCCAGCAGTGTTCAG GTGTGTCGTGCCCTCCGCCCCCTGGTGGCGGGATGGTGATGATGCAGCTGACCATCCCACCCAATCAGCACAAGACCCACTCGCCTCCCCAGTGGAAGAACAACAAGTACTACAGCCTGGACCACGGGAGGAACCACAAGGGCCCGGACCTATCCAGCCTGGACACCTCACAG AGTAGCCCTCAGCTGGGcagcccctcctcctccccctcccagtCCCCGTCCCCAGCACACTTGACCAACGTGAAGAGCATACGCCCGGGCCTCCCCACCCTTCCCATCATGCAGCAGTTCTCAAGATCATTCGGTCCAGGTCAAG CTGATCCCCGGTACCCTCTGCTTGGTCAGCCCCTCCAGTACAATCCCCAAGTCCATCCTCCTCTGCTCCACGCTCCACCCAACCACCAG TAA
- the LOC125291687 gene encoding R3H domain-containing protein 1-like isoform X3, protein MRMSGPGTDKETSETMRVLEEESDPAPEVQGQTSGSDSKDRPEPVKEESSQDNQKEMQQQGSGHTGIRSKSNAKLKLVRSLAICEEPSPPSVSTEMPGEHQGEIEVQLSQSFDKEETAPPKSEDGKDRCPDKLEKAEKTPRKMLSRDSSQEYTDSTGIDLHEFLVNTLKNNPRDRMMLLKLEQDILDFISNNDQRRKFPPMTSYHRMLLHRVAAYFGLDHNVDQTGKSVIINKTSNTRIPDQKFSEHIKDDKTDDFQKRYILKRDNASIDKDDNLLRMRLKEDRRSKSIEEREEEYQRARDRIFAQDGPDSFPPDKRIQEDDGYNNTQQRRQIFRLKDSRSGNSRQSSSENEPRYSEPRPWSSTDSDSSNRNLRPAMTKASSFSGIPVLMRGDSCNSSKSTGRLSKTGSDSSSSVGSSTGSLSRSQPPLLPALPLTQQPGPGAPLSYPAVSPAGPAPYKGCRGGSSSSSYTAPLANHSYYLLPLEATGISPSGILLNLHTGQPFVNAEGSAVLYGPTLGAQPGRPQQPPPVPPGSANHVISQSAPPPPPPPPPPPPPAIRSLLPPVLPSAQPVHYHATASYAPPFFSASPNQHYTVQENLGAQFSHMSLAHHQLLVDGRDAPHHTAMYPSSVLLQGPPPQQQTGYMVTPAGHPGVPAGAAYATPGQTPHAQPLLHHNHHHHQQQQQQQQHHQHQQHHHHHHQQQQHHQHQHHHQQQQQQQQTSQQGYMQQPLQQMASCYCAPGQQYPLSSQQYRHVGSVTYSSPPNQPMATAAAPPPPNQQPGYQTVMPNQAQSYQNMVGVQQSQSQGLVSGQHSNMGTQMQGMMVQYPSMPSYQVSLPQGSQAVGQQPYQQQIIIPNQSSQGTMPATGVQVYYSIVPPNQQNTLSSSVGFLPPPGSEQMPFPRTSPPCGSQQLPAQQCSGVSCPPPPGGGMVMMQLTIPPNQHKTHSPPQWKNNKYYSLDHGRNHKGPDLSSLDTSQSSPQLGSPSSSPSQSPSPAHLTNVKSIRPGLPTLPIMQQFSRSFGPGQADPRYPLLGQPLQYNPQVHPPLLHAPPNHQGPGGMRQGGRGRKQPRKALSADLSVGETVSEQVLEMTNMPPGVGRTQADPLFREL, encoded by the exons ATGAGGATGTCTGGTCCTGGCACTGACAAGGAGACGAGTGAAACAATGAGAGttctggaggaggagagtgaccCGGCGCCAGAGGTCCAAGGCCAGACCTCCGGGTCTGACAGCAAAGACCGGCCCGAGCCAGTCAAGGAGGAAAGCAGCCAGGACAACCAGAAGGAGATGCAG CAGCAAGGCTCTGGACATACAGGGATCAGGTCCAAG TCTAATGCAAAGTTAAAGTTAGTTCGGAGCCTGGCCATTTGCGAAgagccctctcctccatctgttTCCACAGAAATGCCTGGAGAACATCAG GGTGAGATTGAGGTCCAGCTTTCACAGTCGTTTGACAAAGAGGAGACGGCTCCACCCAAGAGCGAGGATGGCAAAGACAGATGCCCTGACAAGCTGGAGAAGGCTGAGAAAACGCCACGGAAGATGCTGTCTcgag ATTCTAGTCAAGAATACACAGACTCAACTGGTATCGATCTCCACGAATTCTTGGTGAACACACTGAAAAACAATCCCAG GGACCGAATGATGTTGCTGAAGTTGGAGCAAGACATTCTGGACTTCATCAGTAATAATGA CCAGAGAAGAAAATTTCCTCCGATGACTTCATATCATCGAATGCTGCTGCACCGGGTTGCTGCATACTTTGGCTTAGACCACAACGTTGACCAGACCGGGAAATCTGTCATCATCAACAAAACTAGCAATACAAGAAT ACCAGATCAAAAATTTTCAGAGCATATCAAAGATGACAAAACAGATGACTTCCAGAAACGCTACATTCTGAAAAGGGACAATGCCAGCATAGACAAAGATGACAACTTG CTGCGAATGCGCCTgaaagaggacaggaggagtaAGTCTATAGAGGAGCGAGAGGAGGAGTATCAGCGAGCCAGGGACAGGATATTTGCCCAAGAT GGTCCTGACAGCTTCCCTCCTGACAAAAG GATACAGGAGGACGACGGCTATAACAACACACAGCAAAGACGACAGATTTTTAG GTTAAAAGACAGCCGGTCGGGAAACAGCCGGCAGAGCAGTTCGGAGAACGAGCCCAGGTACTCGGAGCCGCGGCCGTGGAGCAGCACCGACTCGGACAGCTCCAACCGCAACCTCCGTCCGGCCATGACCAAGGCTAGCAGCTTCAGCGGCATCCCCGTGCTCATGCGCGGCGACAGCTGCAACAGTAGCAAGAGCACTGGACGCCTCTCCAAGACAG GTTCTGACTCGTCTAGTAGTGTAGGCTCGTCCACGggctcgctctctcgctcccaGCCGCCTCTCCTCCCCGCCCTGCCTCTAACCCAGCAGCCAGGCCCTGGCGCGCCCCTTTCCTACCCTGCCGTCAGCCCTGCTGGTCCCGCACCCTACAAGGGGTGCCGGGggggctcctcctcctcctcctacacaGCGCCCTTGGCTAACCATAGCTACTATTTGCTTCCTCTGGAAGCCACCGGGATCTCCCCCAGCGGTATCCTGTTGAACCTGCACACAG GTCAGCCCTTTGTGAATGCCGAGGGCAGTGCGGTGCTCTATGGCCCCACCCTGGGCGCACAGCCTGGTAGGCCCCAGCAGCCTCCCCCAGTGCCACCTGGCTCTGCCAACCACGTCATTTCCCAG tctgcacctcctcctcctcctcctcctccacctccacctcctccagccATTCGGTCCTTGCTGCCGCCCGTGTTGCCGTCGGCTCAGCCTGTCCACTACCACGCCACGGCCTCTTACGCACCTCCGTTCTTCTCCGCCTCTCCTAACCAGCACTACACTGTg CAAGAGAACCTGGGAGCCCAGTTCAGCCACATGAGCCTGGCCCACCACCAGCTGCTCGTCGACGGCCGCGATGCGCCGCACCACACTGCCATGTACCCCTCATCCGTCCTGCTGCAGGGACCCCCGCCCCAACAGCAGACCGGCTACATGGTGACACCAGCAGGGCACCCCGGGGTGCCTGCCGGCGCGGCCTACGCCACCCCAGGCCAGACGCCCCATGCCCAGCCACTGCtgcaccacaaccaccaccaccaccagcagcagcagcagcaacaacaacaccaccaacatcaacaacaccaccaccatcatcatcaacaacaacaacaccaccaacaccaacaccaccaccaacagcagcagcagcagcagcaaactTCCCAGCAGGGCTACATGCAGCAGCCACTGCAGCAG ATGGCCTCGTGTTACTGTGCTCCGGGTCAGCAGTACCCCCTCTCCAGCCAGCAGTACCGGCATGTGGGAAGCGTGACGTACAGCAGCCCCCCCAACCAGCCGATGGCCACCGCCGCCGCGCCCCCACCCCCAAATCAGCAGCCAG GTTATCAAACTGTGATGCCAAATCAAGCGCAGAGCTACCAGAACATGGTTGGGGTGCAGCAGTCTCAGAGCCAGGGCCTGGTCAGTGGCCAGCACAGCAATATGGGAACCCAAATGCAAGGCATGATGGTGCAGTATCCCTCCATGCCATCTTATCAG GTATCCCTGCCTCAAGGCTCTCAGGCTGTAGGCCAGCAGCCATATCAGCAGCAGATCATCATCCCCAACCAGTCCAGCCAGGGTACCATGCCTGCCACGGGGGTCCAGGTCTACTACAGCATCGTCCCACCAAACCAACAGAACACCCTTAG CTCCTCGGTGGGGTTTTTGCCGCCTCCAGGGTCGGAGCAGATGCCGTTCCCTCGCACGTCGCCCCCCTGCGGCTCCCAGCAGCTCCCTGCCCAGCAGTGTTCAG GTGTGTCGTGCCCTCCGCCCCCTGGTGGCGGGATGGTGATGATGCAGCTGACCATCCCACCCAATCAGCACAAGACCCACTCGCCTCCCCAGTGGAAGAACAACAAGTACTACAGCCTGGACCACGGGAGGAACCACAAGGGCCCGGACCTATCCAGCCTGGACACCTCACAG AGTAGCCCTCAGCTGGGcagcccctcctcctccccctcccagtCCCCGTCCCCAGCACACTTGACCAACGTGAAGAGCATACGCCCGGGCCTCCCCACCCTTCCCATCATGCAGCAGTTCTCAAGATCATTCGGTCCAGGTCAAG CTGATCCCCGGTACCCTCTGCTTGGTCAGCCCCTCCAGTACAATCCCCAAGTCCATCCTCCTCTGCTCCACGCTCCACCCAACCACCAG GGGCCTGGAGGAATGAGGCAGGGAGGTCGAGGGCGGAAGCAGCCAAGGAAAGCGCTTTCAGCAGATCTCAGTGTAGGTGAAACAG TAAGCGAGCAGGTCCTGGAGATGACAAACATGCCGCCAGGCGTTGGCCGGACGCAGGCGGACCCCTTGTTCAGGGAACTGTGA